The window CAAGGAGCATTGGTCTGGTCGCTCTCGCTGATCTTCTTTATCTGGATCGCCACCATGGGAGTCGGCACCGCCCTTGGGGGAATCATGGGATTGGTCGGACAAGGGATCCAAGGCGGAGCGCAGGGGGCCATCTCTCAAATGGGGCAAGGAGACCAGGAGGTCGGACGCGGCGCAGGTGGAACTCAGGCGGAGATGGATCGTGAATCGATGATCCAGAATCTGATGAATACCACCGGTCTGTCCCGAGAACAGGCGGAGCAAGCGGTCGACCAACTCGGCCTCGGCGCCGGCGGTCAGGGACAGGTCCAGCAGCAGGCGGCGGAAGCCGCCGAGACGACGGCGAAGTTTGGCGCCGCCGCAGCGTGGTGGTTCTTCATCACGGCGCTCTTGTCTCTCGGGGCCGCCGTATGGGGAGGACATCTCGGATTCTCACGGCGCGGGTACGACCGGCCGGCGAGAACCTGAGCGATCCTCTGTAGAGATTCTCCTGAAACGGTCCAAGACGCGCCGCTCTCACCGGCACGGATAGCGCTCGGGAAGCGGCGCGTCTTTTTATTTTCAAAGCGATTTATTTGGAGGAGCCGCCAGCCGCCGGACCTCCGACGGGGTCAGCGGCCGATGCCCCCCCGCCGGAAGATCCCCCAACGCCAGATCGCCGATTCGGATCCGGGTAAGCTCTTCAACTCGATAGCCGAGCGCCTCGCACATCCGGCGCACCTGGCGGTTTCGCCCCTCCCGGAGGGCCAGCGAAATCCACTCCTTACCTTCAGCCTGCCTCAGGCGGGTCGCTTCCGCCGGAGCGGTTTGTCCCTCCTCAAGAACAACACCCAACCGAAGCCGCTCCAAATCGTTCTCCGTCATCGTCCTGTTCAGCTTCACGTGGTAGATCTTGGAAACTTTTGACTCCGGCGCCGTGATTCGATTTCCCCACTGCGTATCATTGGTCAGGAGCAACAGTCCGGAGGTCTCTTTATCGAGACGACCGACCGGGAAGAGCCACTGTTCATCTTTTCCAAGGAGATCATAGACGGTTTTCCTTTCCCTTTCATCCGAACGGGTCGTCACCACCCCTTTCGGCTTATGCATCATCAGATAAACCGGGGCCGCAGAGCGGATGATTTGACCATCTACCCGGATCACCTCGCGGTCGGGATCGACGCGGACCTCCGGATTTCGAATCGATCGCCCATTCACAGAGACCCGCCCCGATTCGATCAGGGGCCGCGCCTGACTGCGCGAGGTAAATCCGAGCTTCGAGAGGGCGCGCCCGAGACTCACCTTCCGCTCCAGCGGGCGTCCCGGAGAGCCGGGGCGACCCCTTTTCGCTATTTTTTTCTCTTTTCCAGAAGAAGGGTGATCCATTCTCCCCTTTGTATTCTTCGAACCAGGGTAAAGCGCTCGCGATATCGGAGAAGAACGCCGCGCCATTCCGATGCCAGGATTCCGGAGAGGATCAGCGTTCCTCCCGGGCCGACCCGATCGGTCACGGCTTCAGAGAGTTCGATCAAGACCGGCGCAGTCACATTGGCGACGACCCACCAGTAGCGGGAACGGGAAGGAAGCGTCTCGCGAAAAACGATTTTGGAAGCCACCCCATTGATCCGCGCATTTCCTCTCGCCACGGCGAGGGCGACCGGATCGACCTCGACCGCCGTCACCCCGATTGCTCCCAGTTTCGCCCCGGCGATCGCCAGGATGCCGCTTCCCGTCCCGATATCGAGGAGCCTCCCCCGCTCCTCCTCCCCGATCCGTTTTTCCAAGAGGATCAGACAGCTTTTTGTCGTCGCGTGTGTTCCGGTGCCGAAAGCCATTCCCGGCGTCAGTCGAATAACCTCTCGCCCGGAACGGTTCGCAAGGGGAAAATGCCATGTCGCGCCGATCAACAAACGTTTCCCGATCCGCTGAACCGGAACGGAATGCTTCTGCCAAGCGGTCTGCCATGCCTCCTCCGGCCGGAGCGCGGTGAGAAGCGCGACCTTTCCCTTCGAGACCAGCCGGCGAAGCCCTTTCCGGATGGCGGCGACCCTTCCCTCCTCTTGAACAGGAAAAAAGACATGGAGGTGAACAAGGGCGCCGTTTGATTCGACCCAGACCCCGCCCGCTCCCTGCTCAATCAAGAACGCAGCGGCGCGCGCTTCATCCTCGGC of the Candidatus Manganitrophus noduliformans genome contains:
- a CDS encoding pseudouridine synthase codes for the protein MSLGRALSKLGFTSRSQARPLIESGRVSVNGRSIRNPEVRVDPDREVIRVDGQIIRSAAPVYLMMHKPKGVVTTRSDERERKTVYDLLGKDEQWLFPVGRLDKETSGLLLLTNDTQWGNRITAPESKVSKIYHVKLNRTMTENDLERLRLGVVLEEGQTAPAEATRLRQAEGKEWISLALREGRNRQVRRMCEALGYRVEELTRIRIGDLALGDLPAGGHRPLTPSEVRRLAAPPNKSL
- a CDS encoding 50S ribosomal protein L11 methyltransferase, encoding MSTEGAHWREIKATVPAEDEARAAAFLIEQGAGGVWVESNGALVHLHVFFPVQEEGRVAAIRKGLRRLVSKGKVALLTALRPEEAWQTAWQKHSVPVQRIGKRLLIGATWHFPLANRSGREVIRLTPGMAFGTGTHATTKSCLILLEKRIGEEERGRLLDIGTGSGILAIAGAKLGAIGVTAVEVDPVALAVARGNARINGVASKIVFRETLPSRSRYWWVVANVTAPVLIELSEAVTDRVGPGGTLILSGILASEWRGVLLRYRERFTLVRRIQRGEWITLLLEKRKK